A single window of Watersipora subatra chromosome 11, tzWatSuba1.1, whole genome shotgun sequence DNA harbors:
- the LOC137407755 gene encoding uncharacterized protein has protein sequence MTECKSANTPADKAIDLRKATNEDEVGTNYPYRQVIGSLIYLMTGTRPDISWIVSKLSQFLEKPTYVHITAAKRVWCYLKTTKSYTLTFKPSDPTLVGYSDSDWGEDLNERRSTTGYVFTLGSSAPISWKSHKPTAVALLSTEAEYIAMVEATKEAIHLRQLLNSLNMQQDNSTTVYVDNQSAIALAKNTDKHHSRSKHVNIRYHFIRLQTDVVYTYINTNNNMADIFTKPLDRVAHMGQ, from the coding sequence ATGACAGAATGCAAATCTGCCAATACACCAGCTGACAAAGCTATTGATTTGAGAAAAGCCACCAATGAAGACGAAGTAGGTACCAATTATCCATACAGACAGGTGATCGGAAGCCTCATCTACTTGATGACAGGCACTCGCCCGGACATAAGTTGGATAGTCTCAAAGCTATCGCAATTTCTGGAGAAGCCAACTTATGTTCATATTACAGCAGCTAAGAGAGTTTGGTGCTATCTAAAGACTACTAAGTCTTATACGCTGACATTTAAGCCCTCAGATCCTACATTAGTCGGGTACTCTGACTCAGATTGGGGTGAAGATTTAAATGAAAGGCGATCAACCACAGGTTATGTGTTTACTCTAGGTAGTTCCGCACCTATCAGCTGGAAATCGCACAAGCCAACAGCTGTAGCTTTATTATCAACTGAAGCCGAGTACATTGCAATGGTCGAAGCTACAAAGGAAGCCATACATCTACGACAATTGCTAAATTCACTCAACATGCAACAAGATAACTCGACAACTGTCTATGTTGACAATCAAAGTGCAATTGCCCTTGCTAAGAACACTGACAAGCATCACAGTCGCAGCAAACATGTAAACATACGATATCACTTTATTAGACTACAAACCGATGTTGTATACACCTACATTAACACTAACAATAATATGGCTGACATATTCACTAAGCCACTCGACAGAGTTGCACATATGGGTCAATGA